A single Paenibacillus kribbensis DNA region contains:
- a CDS encoding PEP-utilizing protein, with product MEAKLMHIFTGLWDSKNSGDREDPEPGREAAAAQRLAIESVLAGRNEVSASQQEDPLGWLIGIVEQGKISQEEALLAVTPELLGEITLNKGNTDSRKAIDTLLKWSDEYRHTPIRIYGDAPENVNRLSTMPASIPDIESFDGYSLLHGPLSQTSSRVGELCYAYLDAAESGQMNPVPNGKPNPIPIPGSCASDTYKTFNKASGLPGLCEHLSRRIIGLLETEYEGLFESLNGSPLSIALIEQNNAVGIGSLQDMQLEALLRAALRSVRQGGEPRLEILVRNPADVSQFRVTRDWIDGVAEQTLCGRLRCIPYRVGVLLTVDVSMKPDESQPRNGHSGEHASANHMPEVNAQQIKQASQAADMTRFADMMILEVTPIVSANSEAEERLNSACANDRRNSAAALNGITEAIRCVKPELPIWLALAEIYPFLDGAAIWENELTGIICPNEAVPAARIGTARCGILQCSEQQHSSDALHKHAQQFPL from the coding sequence ATGGAGGCTAAACTGATGCATATATTCACAGGGCTGTGGGATAGCAAAAACAGCGGGGATCGCGAAGACCCCGAGCCGGGAAGGGAGGCTGCTGCTGCACAGAGACTGGCTATCGAGTCGGTGCTCGCCGGGCGCAATGAAGTATCTGCCTCACAGCAGGAAGACCCGTTGGGCTGGCTGATCGGAATAGTCGAACAGGGCAAGATCAGCCAAGAGGAGGCATTGCTGGCTGTGACCCCGGAGTTGCTTGGGGAAATAACGCTGAATAAGGGTAACACCGATAGCAGGAAAGCGATAGATACACTGTTAAAATGGAGCGATGAATACAGACATACACCGATACGGATTTATGGGGATGCTCCTGAAAATGTGAATCGTTTAAGCACCATGCCGGCATCTATCCCAGATATAGAAAGCTTTGACGGCTACAGCCTTTTGCACGGCCCCTTGTCACAGACGTCCAGCCGTGTTGGGGAATTATGCTATGCCTATCTGGATGCTGCAGAATCTGGACAGATGAATCCTGTCCCTAATGGGAAGCCCAACCCCATCCCTATTCCAGGCTCCTGTGCATCAGACACGTACAAAACGTTTAATAAGGCGTCTGGCTTGCCTGGTTTGTGTGAACATTTGTCCCGCCGAATCATCGGTCTGCTGGAAACGGAGTATGAAGGCTTGTTCGAATCTTTGAACGGATCACCGCTCAGTATAGCCCTGATCGAACAGAATAACGCAGTGGGCATCGGCAGCCTGCAAGATATGCAATTGGAAGCATTGCTGCGTGCAGCATTGCGAAGCGTTCGCCAGGGAGGAGAGCCTCGCCTGGAGATTTTGGTGCGCAATCCGGCTGACGTTAGCCAATTTCGGGTAACCCGGGACTGGATTGACGGTGTTGCCGAGCAAACCTTATGTGGACGCCTGCGTTGTATTCCGTATCGGGTAGGCGTTTTATTGACGGTAGATGTGTCTATGAAGCCTGACGAAAGCCAACCGCGGAATGGACATTCCGGGGAGCACGCCAGCGCCAATCATATGCCGGAAGTGAACGCACAACAGATCAAGCAGGCGTCTCAAGCGGCGGATATGACACGCTTTGCTGATATGATGATTTTAGAGGTCACCCCGATTGTATCCGCTAACAGTGAGGCTGAGGAGCGGTTAAATTCGGCTTGCGCGAATGATCGTAGAAACAGTGCCGCTGCGCTCAATGGCATAACGGAGGCTATTCGGTGTGTAAAGCCTGAGCTTCCGATCTGGTTGGCGTTAGCTGAAATTTATCCGTTTCTGGATGGGGCTGCAATCTGGGAAAACGAGCTGACGGGGATCATCTGTCCGAATGAAGCCGTTCCGGCTGCACGCATAGGGACTGCGCGTTGTGGAATTCTGCAGTGCTCGGAGCAGCAGCATTCATCGGATGCTTTACACAAACATGCGCAGCAATTTCCACTGTAG
- a CDS encoding heavy metal translocating P-type ATPase produces MQAVQQLQETLSSSAQIRSKSSGSGRPGPNRKPQFQLKSMLKNKEMQAALGSGMLMLMAWGISHWSQWLSVILYVVSYALGGWSKAREGVETLIRERDLDVNLLMIAASLGAATIGYWNEGAMLIFIFALSGALESYTTERSSKDISELMALKPETALRLSSEGTETVGIEQLLPGDLLLVKPGELIPADGRISKGVSAVNQASITGESVPVNKVEGDEVYAGTVNGEGVLYVEVSQSSENTLFSKIIRMVEEAQTEVPDSQRFIKRFESMYARIVVVATLIVIAGAPIALGWTWAAAFYKAMVFLVVASPCALVSSIMPVMLSAISNRARRGILFKGGAHVENMALTSVVAFDKTGTLTMGAPVVTDWITAADYDSDELLHIVATIESYSMHPLARAIVDKAEAKLGQRELLAAEQVQALTGWGMEGIIGGVKWKIGRTDVLDEPGPLAEPEWIEARTRLEAEGKTVSIILADDRIAGMLALRDELRPQAQESVKRLQAQGIRVVMLTGDRPETAAVIAAQAGVDAVYAGLLPEDKVSHIRMLREQYGHVVMVGDGVNDAPALTAATVGLGMGMNGSGAALEVADVVLMNDGIEEIAPTIALARKAQRVVKQNMIFAISVILLLVVSNFVQDIALPFGVIGHEGSTLLVILNGLRLLRS; encoded by the coding sequence ATGCAAGCTGTTCAACAACTTCAAGAGACCTTATCTTCTTCTGCTCAGATACGTTCAAAAAGCAGTGGCAGCGGGCGGCCCGGCCCGAATCGCAAACCACAGTTTCAGCTTAAAAGCATGCTAAAAAACAAGGAGATGCAGGCAGCTCTCGGCAGCGGAATGCTGATGCTGATGGCATGGGGCATTTCGCATTGGTCGCAATGGCTATCGGTCATCCTGTATGTGGTGTCCTATGCCCTGGGGGGATGGTCCAAGGCCAGAGAAGGAGTAGAAACACTGATCCGTGAGCGTGATCTGGATGTTAATCTGCTCATGATTGCAGCATCCCTGGGGGCTGCGACGATCGGCTATTGGAATGAAGGAGCCATGCTGATCTTTATTTTTGCACTCAGCGGTGCGCTGGAAAGCTATACCACCGAGCGCAGCAGTAAGGATATTTCCGAACTGATGGCATTGAAGCCGGAGACAGCCTTGCGATTGTCCTCTGAGGGAACAGAAACAGTCGGCATTGAGCAATTACTGCCAGGTGATCTGCTGCTGGTAAAGCCGGGCGAACTGATTCCGGCGGACGGCCGAATTTCCAAGGGCGTGTCGGCGGTGAATCAGGCATCCATTACCGGGGAATCCGTTCCGGTGAATAAGGTGGAGGGTGACGAGGTATATGCAGGCACCGTTAATGGGGAAGGCGTGCTGTACGTAGAGGTTAGCCAGTCCTCTGAAAACACTTTATTTTCGAAAATCATTCGCATGGTCGAAGAAGCTCAGACTGAAGTTCCTGATTCGCAACGGTTTATCAAAAGGTTCGAGTCGATGTATGCCCGGATTGTTGTTGTGGCCACGCTGATCGTCATTGCAGGTGCACCTATCGCATTAGGCTGGACGTGGGCAGCGGCGTTTTACAAGGCCATGGTGTTTCTCGTCGTAGCCTCGCCATGTGCCCTTGTGTCATCCATTATGCCAGTGATGCTGTCGGCCATTTCCAACCGTGCCCGCCGGGGTATCCTGTTCAAAGGCGGCGCGCATGTGGAAAATATGGCATTGACTTCTGTTGTTGCTTTTGACAAAACAGGCACGCTAACGATGGGAGCACCTGTCGTAACCGATTGGATAACCGCTGCAGACTACGATTCCGACGAGCTTTTGCACATTGTCGCCACGATTGAAAGCTATTCAATGCATCCGCTGGCCCGAGCGATTGTAGATAAAGCCGAAGCCAAGTTGGGACAAAGGGAGCTTCTCGCAGCTGAGCAAGTGCAGGCACTCACCGGATGGGGGATGGAAGGCATCATCGGCGGGGTGAAGTGGAAAATCGGTCGCACAGATGTGCTGGATGAACCCGGCCCTCTGGCAGAGCCGGAGTGGATAGAGGCTCGCACCCGGCTGGAGGCTGAGGGCAAAACGGTATCGATCATCCTCGCGGATGACCGGATTGCCGGAATGCTGGCGCTGCGTGACGAGCTGCGTCCACAGGCGCAGGAGTCCGTGAAACGCCTGCAAGCACAGGGCATCCGGGTCGTCATGCTGACCGGAGACCGGCCGGAAACCGCCGCCGTGATCGCGGCGCAGGCTGGAGTCGACGCCGTATATGCCGGCTTGCTGCCGGAGGACAAGGTCAGCCATATTCGCATGCTGCGGGAGCAATACGGGCATGTCGTCATGGTCGGCGACGGTGTGAATGATGCTCCGGCGTTGACAGCAGCAACTGTCGGACTCGGCATGGGAATGAACGGCAGCGGAGCTGCACTCGAGGTTGCGGACGTCGTGCTGATGAACGACGGAATTGAAGAGATCGCTCCGACGATAGCACTGGCGCGCAAGGCGCAGCGGGTGGTCAAGCAAAATATGATCTTCGCCATAAGCGTCATTCTGCTGCTGGTGGTCAGCAACTTTGTGCAGGATATAGCTCTGCCATTTGGTGTGATTGGGCATGAGGGCAGCACGTTGCTTGTTATTTTAAACGGCTTGCGCTTGCTGAGGTCATAA
- a CDS encoding DHA2 family efflux MFS transporter permease subunit, producing the protein MDQKMSVGRILSVLLLGAFISILNQTLLNVAIPHLMNDFNVSATTVQWLSTGYMLTNGILIPITAFLIESFGTRALFISAMGLFTAGSVVCAASTGFAPMLVGRVIQASGAGIIMPVVMNVFLTVFPPEKRGAAMGTMGIAMMFAPAVGPTLSGWIVEHYSWRLLFLLVIPLAVIDILFAVRWLKNVSKLTKPHFDLMGTIFSTLGFGLLLYGFSSAGDKGWSSNTVILSLAVGVVFIVFFVVRELSMLEPMLEFRVFKYDIFTVSTLVGATVNMTMFGGMLLLPIYLQNIRGFTPLQSGLLLLPGALLMGVMSPISGAVFDRIGARPLAIIGLIITAVTTWEFSLLTDATTYGHIMVIYTIRSFGLSLLMMSVQTEGLNQLPPHLGSHGTAMSNTVRQIAGSIGTAWLITVMSSRTTIHLADYANVATTANASVTEGVAQLGQTLAQTAGVSPETGSALALQQVYRSAVTESTIHGINDAFIIATGIALAGLVFSLFLRRSTPRRR; encoded by the coding sequence ATGGATCAAAAAATGTCCGTCGGACGCATTCTGTCCGTACTGTTGCTGGGAGCCTTCATTTCCATTTTAAACCAAACACTGCTTAACGTGGCTATTCCACACCTGATGAATGATTTCAATGTGTCAGCTACTACCGTTCAGTGGCTATCCACCGGATATATGCTGACGAACGGGATTCTGATTCCAATCACCGCTTTTTTGATTGAATCATTCGGAACCCGTGCGCTTTTTATCTCCGCGATGGGGCTGTTCACCGCCGGGTCTGTCGTCTGCGCTGCCAGTACCGGCTTTGCACCGATGCTGGTCGGACGCGTCATTCAGGCCAGCGGAGCGGGCATCATCATGCCTGTGGTCATGAACGTATTCCTGACGGTGTTCCCCCCAGAAAAACGTGGTGCGGCCATGGGGACGATGGGCATCGCTATGATGTTTGCCCCGGCGGTCGGACCGACTTTATCCGGCTGGATTGTAGAGCATTATAGCTGGAGGCTGCTATTTTTGCTGGTTATCCCGCTGGCAGTCATTGATATTCTGTTCGCCGTACGCTGGCTCAAAAATGTGTCCAAGCTGACGAAGCCGCATTTTGACCTGATGGGAACCATTTTTTCCACGCTGGGCTTCGGCCTGCTGTTGTATGGCTTTAGTTCCGCCGGAGACAAGGGCTGGAGCAGCAATACAGTTATACTTTCACTCGCTGTCGGGGTCGTATTTATTGTATTTTTTGTCGTACGTGAGCTAAGCATGTTAGAACCTATGCTGGAATTTCGGGTGTTTAAATACGATATCTTTACGGTTTCTACACTGGTTGGGGCTACCGTCAATATGACAATGTTCGGCGGGATGCTGCTACTGCCGATTTATTTGCAAAATATACGCGGCTTCACGCCGCTGCAATCCGGTCTGCTGCTGTTGCCAGGCGCATTGCTGATGGGGGTAATGTCACCGATCTCAGGGGCGGTTTTCGACCGTATCGGTGCGAGGCCATTGGCGATTATCGGATTGATCATTACAGCAGTGACGACATGGGAATTCAGCCTGCTGACCGATGCCACCACCTACGGACACATTATGGTGATCTATACGATTCGCAGCTTTGGTCTGTCGCTGCTGATGATGTCCGTACAGACGGAAGGGCTTAACCAGTTACCTCCCCATCTTGGCAGCCACGGCACAGCCATGTCCAATACAGTGCGGCAAATCGCCGGTTCCATCGGTACCGCTTGGCTTATTACCGTCATGAGCAGTCGGACTACGATTCATTTGGCCGATTATGCGAATGTCGCTACCACGGCCAATGCCTCTGTTACGGAAGGGGTGGCACAACTGGGACAAACTCTCGCGCAAACGGCTGGTGTTTCGCCGGAAACCGGCTCTGCGCTGGCACTGCAGCAGGTATACCGAAGTGCCGTTACGGAATCGACGATCCATGGCATTAATGATGCCTTCATCATCGCTACAGGGATTGCGTTAGCGGGACTCGTCTTTTCCCTATTCTTGCGGCGCTCTACACCGCGCCGAAGATAG
- a CDS encoding HlyD family secretion protein: MNSRAILVNLLVIIIILAGGGAAAYYYNQSASYIKTDNAQVSGQAVTVASPGAGKLTGWNAEVGKTYTAGNTLGTVEGGGGRISITIPTDGTIVQQSAVNNSIVGVGTPLAKAFDLNNLWITANIDETAVKDLQVGQTVDVYIDAFPDTSLSGKLEKIGLATASTFSLLPTSNTTANYTKVTQVVPVNISIQGYKGLGIIPGMSATIRVHK; encoded by the coding sequence ATGAATTCACGCGCCATATTAGTCAATCTGCTGGTTATTATCATTATTCTGGCAGGAGGCGGAGCCGCCGCCTATTACTACAATCAATCCGCCAGCTACATAAAGACCGACAATGCCCAAGTAAGCGGACAAGCGGTTACCGTTGCCTCTCCAGGCGCGGGCAAGCTCACAGGCTGGAATGCCGAGGTCGGCAAAACCTATACCGCCGGAAATACACTCGGTACGGTAGAGGGAGGCGGAGGCCGGATTAGCATCACAATTCCAACCGATGGCACCATTGTGCAGCAATCAGCGGTGAACAACTCGATTGTTGGGGTGGGTACACCCTTGGCGAAGGCTTTTGATCTAAACAATTTGTGGATAACCGCCAATATAGACGAAACAGCTGTAAAAGATCTTCAAGTTGGACAGACAGTGGATGTATATATTGATGCATTTCCGGACACTTCCCTTTCCGGCAAGCTCGAAAAGATTGGCCTGGCGACCGCATCGACCTTTTCGCTACTGCCTACCTCCAACACTACTGCCAACTATACCAAGGTGACACAGGTCGTACCTGTCAACATATCCATTCAAGGCTACAAAGGGTTGGGTATTATCCCGGGGATGAGTGCAACCATCAGAGTTCACAAGTAG
- a CDS encoding NAD(P)H-dependent oxidoreductase produces the protein MTTRIMIVYDSENGHTERLARSIAEGARQEHTEVLLKHVNEADVKELGNVDAIIWGCPGHFGTISSGLKSWIDKLGYLWAQGKLVDKIGAVFCTTATVHGGLESTLLNLITPMLHQGMIIVGLPANIAENALYGSYYGVGVTCPVETDPNGPPNFPTGDDLALGRSLGKRVAEMAGRYRSAARE, from the coding sequence ATGACGACCAGAATCATGATTGTATATGACAGTGAAAATGGGCATACCGAGCGTCTTGCTCGTTCAATCGCAGAGGGCGCGCGCCAGGAGCACACGGAAGTGCTGCTAAAGCATGTGAATGAGGCCGATGTGAAAGAGCTGGGGAATGTAGACGCCATTATATGGGGATGCCCGGGCCATTTTGGCACGATCAGCAGTGGTCTGAAAAGCTGGATTGATAAGCTCGGGTATTTGTGGGCGCAGGGCAAGCTGGTGGATAAGATCGGCGCGGTGTTCTGCACAACCGCTACAGTTCATGGCGGCCTGGAATCAACACTTCTGAATTTGATCACCCCGATGCTTCATCAAGGCATGATTATTGTAGGACTGCCCGCCAATATTGCGGAAAATGCACTCTACGGTTCATATTACGGCGTAGGGGTAACCTGTCCGGTGGAGACAGACCCCAATGGGCCGCCAAATTTTCCAACAGGCGATGATCTTGCATTAGGTCGCTCTTTGGGCAAACGGGTCGCTGAGATGGCGGGACGGTACCGTAGCGCTGCAAGAGAATAG